A section of the Gloeobacter violaceus PCC 7421 genome encodes:
- a CDS encoding type II toxin-antitoxin system VapC family toxin produces MFLVDTSVWVSILRDRTGMARECFERVVGDEPVFLSRFTQMELLQGCRDQREWVLLQTHLQEQDYAELSEYAWTQAARIYYDLRRRGLTVRSSIDCCIAQLAIERRLALVHSDRDFEAIQQVRALSCVRFSCI; encoded by the coding sequence GTGTTTCTGGTTGACACCTCGGTGTGGGTGAGTATTCTTCGCGATCGCACCGGGATGGCGAGGGAGTGTTTCGAGCGAGTAGTCGGTGACGAGCCAGTATTTTTGAGTCGCTTCACGCAGATGGAGTTGCTGCAGGGTTGCCGCGATCAGCGCGAATGGGTGCTGTTGCAAACCCATCTCCAGGAGCAAGACTACGCTGAACTATCGGAATACGCCTGGACACAGGCAGCGCGCATCTACTACGACCTGCGGCGGCGAGGATTAACTGTCCGCAGCAGCATCGATTGCTGCATCGCTCAGCTGGCCATCGAGCGCCGACTTGCACTTGTGCACAGTGATCGCGATTTCGAAGCGATTCAGCAGGTGCGCGCACTTTCTTGCGTGCGATTTTCCTGCATATAA
- a CDS encoding PHP domain-containing protein: protein MLVGLHNHTCFSDGRYSPAALVAQAEALGYERLAITDHNSVAGWQSLESLPAWVVPGIELSTLSDGGTEVHILGLWLEPQGRLLEHTRTFQNEYNRVWRDGIQDATGDAELATLAFDPTTRDQVIDHLGSTVGALKALHAWAAAHSDAYLERLRPRIPHWRDGIAWLRESQATVGLAHPQRYPDLPEMEELLAAVDAIEVIHPDHPLDRQQYWLEQAQKRGKACWGSHDYHGWSGSQRDGLLPPIGLEDGWLSSSRCANTPLS from the coding sequence ATGCTTGTCGGCCTGCACAACCACACCTGCTTCTCGGACGGTCGCTATAGCCCCGCCGCCCTGGTCGCCCAGGCGGAGGCGCTGGGATATGAGCGGCTCGCCATCACCGACCACAACTCGGTGGCGGGCTGGCAGAGCCTCGAATCGCTGCCCGCCTGGGTGGTGCCGGGAATTGAACTGAGTACCCTGAGCGACGGCGGCACCGAGGTGCACATCCTGGGCCTGTGGCTGGAGCCCCAGGGCCGCCTGCTCGAACACACCCGTACTTTTCAAAACGAATACAACCGCGTGTGGCGCGACGGCATTCAAGATGCCACCGGCGACGCGGAGCTAGCCACCCTCGCTTTTGACCCGACCACCCGCGATCAAGTCATCGATCACCTCGGTTCAACCGTCGGCGCTCTTAAGGCGCTGCACGCCTGGGCCGCCGCCCACAGCGACGCCTACCTGGAGCGGCTCAGGCCGCGCATTCCCCACTGGCGCGACGGCATCGCCTGGCTGCGCGAATCGCAGGCGACCGTGGGCCTCGCCCACCCCCAGCGCTACCCGGATCTTCCTGAGATGGAAGAGCTGCTCGCAGCCGTCGATGCCATCGAAGTGATCCACCCGGATCATCCCCTCGACCGGCAGCAGTACTGGCTGGAACAGGCGCAAAAGCGGGGCAAAGCCTGCTGGGGCAGCCACGACTACCACGGCTGGTCGGGCTCTCAACGCGACGGCCTGCTCCCGCCTATCGGCCTCGAAGACGGCTGGCTCAGTTCGAGTCGGTGCGCGAATACGCCTTTGTCTTAA
- the atpE gene encoding ATP synthase F0 subunit C, which produces MNDITAAASVIAAALAVGLAAIGPGIGQGNAASKAAEGIARQPEAEGKIRGTLLLSLAFMESLTIYGLLVSIVLLFANPFRG; this is translated from the coding sequence ATGAACGATATTACTGCTGCTGCTTCGGTGATCGCTGCCGCCCTCGCGGTCGGCCTGGCGGCCATCGGTCCCGGTATCGGCCAGGGCAATGCGGCGAGCAAAGCCGCCGAAGGGATCGCCCGTCAACCCGAAGCCGAAGGCAAGATCCGCGGCACGCTGCTGCTGTCGCTCGCCTTCATGGAATCGCTGACCATCTACGGTCTGCTCGTATCGATCGTGCTGTTGTTCGCCAACCCGTTCCGGGGCTAA
- a CDS encoding ATP synthase subunit I — protein MADYHALRRRIYLTVVVIAAFAFVVIGFAYSLNTALSYLLGAGGGLLYFRMLDRSIQSIGDGDRRLGGPARVGLFAVLMVMAIKSGSLEILPTFFGFLTIKAAILVDTLRTLFGDV, from the coding sequence ATGGCAGATTACCACGCGCTGAGGCGGCGGATCTATCTGACAGTTGTCGTCATTGCTGCTTTTGCGTTTGTGGTGATCGGTTTCGCTTATTCATTGAATACGGCTTTAAGTTACCTTCTGGGTGCGGGCGGTGGCCTACTATACTTTCGGATGCTCGATCGCAGTATCCAGAGTATTGGCGATGGCGACCGCCGTCTGGGAGGGCCGGCGCGCGTCGGACTTTTCGCCGTCCTGATGGTGATGGCAATCAAGTCCGGATCACTCGAGATTCTGCCGACTTTCTTTGGTTTTTTGACCATCAAGGCGGCGATCCTGGTCGACACTTTGCGGACGCTGTTCGGTGACGTTTAG
- the atpH gene encoding ATP synthase F1 subunit delta: protein MQQGKDSEQIAQRYAEALKELALSETGLLEQFGNDTDGMLQVMEESPDFERFLVVPIIAMADKKRLLVEAFGGKVHPYMLNFLQLMVDRRRIALLRPVCTSYQRILRELQQTTLAEVISAVPLSEEQASALIERIRRRTAAVRVELRRRVDPELLGGMIIKIGDEVIDASLRGQLRKLTLQLTLS, encoded by the coding sequence ATGCAGCAAGGCAAAGACAGCGAACAGATAGCCCAGCGCTACGCCGAGGCACTCAAAGAACTCGCCCTTTCCGAGACGGGGCTTCTGGAGCAGTTTGGCAACGACACCGACGGAATGCTCCAGGTGATGGAGGAGTCTCCCGATTTCGAGCGCTTCCTGGTAGTGCCCATCATCGCCATGGCGGACAAGAAGCGCCTGCTGGTCGAAGCTTTTGGCGGCAAGGTGCATCCCTACATGCTCAACTTTTTGCAGTTGATGGTAGACCGGCGGCGGATCGCGCTTTTGCGCCCCGTCTGCACGAGCTACCAGCGCATCTTGCGCGAGCTGCAGCAGACGACCCTGGCGGAGGTGATCTCGGCGGTGCCCCTGAGTGAAGAGCAGGCGAGCGCTCTCATCGAGCGCATTCGTCGGCGCACCGCTGCTGTGCGCGTCGAGTTGCGCCGGCGCGTCGATCCAGAACTCTTGGGCGGCATGATCATCAAGATTGGCGACGAAGTAATCGACGCCAGTCTGCGCGGCCAGCTGCGCAAGCTCACCTTGCAGCTCACGCTTTCTTGA
- a CDS encoding ABC transporter ATP-binding protein has translation MGTGLEVRGLTAGYGQIEVLHQVNLHVGAGELVTVIGPNGAGKSTLLRTISGLIRPTAGEVLLDNRRLDRLSADLIVRTGLMHVPEGRRIFSRLTVLENLEMGAYTRNDRIETDLEDIFNLFPILKERRYQRAGTLSGGEQQMLAIGRALLGKPRLLVLDEPSMGLAPLIVQSIFQIIERIRSQGVMVLLVEQNALQALKLADRGYVLENGRIALEGPANELLVCEEVRRSYLGESMVS, from the coding sequence ATGGGTACCGGTCTGGAAGTGCGGGGGTTGACGGCGGGCTACGGGCAAATTGAAGTGCTGCACCAGGTGAATCTGCACGTAGGAGCGGGGGAACTGGTGACGGTGATTGGCCCCAACGGCGCCGGCAAATCGACGCTGCTGCGCACCATCTCGGGCCTCATCCGGCCCACCGCCGGGGAGGTGCTTTTAGACAACCGGCGCCTCGACCGGCTCTCGGCCGACCTGATTGTCCGCACCGGGCTGATGCACGTTCCGGAGGGGCGGCGCATCTTCTCGCGCCTCACGGTGCTCGAAAACCTGGAGATGGGCGCCTACACCCGCAACGACCGCATCGAAACGGACCTCGAAGACATTTTTAATCTGTTTCCGATTCTCAAGGAGCGCCGCTACCAGCGCGCCGGCACCCTCTCGGGAGGCGAGCAGCAGATGCTCGCCATCGGCCGGGCCTTACTCGGCAAACCGCGCTTGCTGGTGCTCGACGAGCCCAGCATGGGCCTCGCACCGCTGATTGTGCAAAGCATCTTTCAGATCATTGAGCGCATCCGCTCCCAGGGAGTGATGGTGCTCTTAGTCGAACAGAACGCTCTGCAGGCGTTAAAACTGGCCGACCGGGGCTACGTGCTCGAAAACGGCCGCATCGCCCTTGAAGGTCCGGCCAATGAACTACTCGTCTGCGAAGAAGTACGCCGGAGCTATTTGGGCGAATCGATGGTCAGCTGA
- a CDS encoding mechanosensitive ion channel family protein yields the protein MNNRSRGGDGRTLGAWLGAVLLGAWLVVGWALPAQAQLSLSGLGEQATDSLPEGVQRLGEIEIAPVKFEGQRIFDVASPTVRNRTSPGKLLPVEVRAELVEASLERIVAPDVRVKAVVGDDGQKADPAAPTLPPPDNDRARDYFTNYDPKSTYIYISKLNGANVIFAIDDYHTNPLKIVTVTAADADYYGLTQDDLAERWRSVLESLLRNALQERQPASFDGQWRWAALAVGAVAGISLLIWLLQKLIKSRDRQLAEEQAQQAEWAANQAPVATENAPAENFDFHRRQFLEALRQQFSLQRRRSLIAILGFLLDWAQAVAWVVGATVVLYIFPWTRAYAFQVLRIPFVLLGIWFVAGLANRIGDAVIERFSKVWEENDLFDLADVQRKSLRIATTIQALKGLKTFMIYLVAIGSALSFLGVPLGSVLAIGGLVAFAISFSLQNLVKDLVNGCLILWEDQFAIGDVVAIGAVSGAVENLSLRVTQLRNSEGRLITIPNSAIAQVENLTRTWSRVDFAVEVAYDTDIRRALAVIGDIARTMYDEPEWHAQMLEAPQVLGVDALSSTGALIRVWLRTQPGQQWAVGREFRLRVRLALEQNQIDIGTPQQALLYKGTVPTPNGNSSAGSGSQPVNKP from the coding sequence ATGAACAACCGAAGTCGGGGCGGCGACGGGCGCACCCTCGGCGCCTGGCTGGGTGCGGTACTACTCGGCGCCTGGCTGGTCGTCGGGTGGGCGCTACCCGCACAGGCCCAACTGAGCCTGTCCGGTTTGGGCGAACAAGCTACCGACAGCCTGCCCGAAGGGGTGCAAAGACTCGGCGAAATCGAAATTGCCCCGGTCAAATTCGAAGGGCAGCGGATTTTTGATGTCGCATCACCGACGGTCAGAAACCGCACCTCCCCCGGCAAGTTGCTCCCCGTCGAAGTGCGCGCCGAACTGGTCGAGGCAAGCCTCGAGCGCATCGTCGCCCCGGATGTCCGCGTCAAGGCCGTCGTGGGCGACGACGGGCAGAAGGCCGACCCGGCAGCACCAACTTTGCCCCCCCCGGACAATGACCGGGCGCGGGACTATTTCACCAACTATGACCCGAAATCGACTTATATCTATATTTCCAAGTTGAACGGGGCGAACGTCATCTTCGCCATCGACGACTACCACACCAACCCGCTCAAGATCGTCACGGTCACGGCCGCCGACGCCGACTACTACGGCCTGACCCAGGACGATCTGGCGGAGCGCTGGCGTTCCGTACTCGAAAGCTTACTGCGCAATGCGCTGCAGGAGCGTCAGCCCGCCAGTTTCGACGGGCAGTGGCGCTGGGCCGCCCTCGCCGTGGGTGCTGTGGCCGGGATCAGTCTGCTTATCTGGTTGCTGCAAAAGCTCATCAAAAGCCGCGACCGCCAGTTGGCCGAAGAACAGGCACAGCAGGCGGAGTGGGCTGCCAACCAGGCCCCTGTCGCCACCGAAAATGCCCCCGCCGAGAACTTCGACTTTCACCGGAGGCAATTTCTGGAGGCGCTGCGCCAGCAGTTCAGCCTCCAGCGCCGCCGCAGCTTGATTGCTATCCTCGGGTTTTTGCTCGACTGGGCACAGGCGGTCGCCTGGGTCGTCGGGGCCACCGTGGTGCTGTATATCTTTCCCTGGACGCGGGCCTATGCCTTTCAGGTGCTGCGCATCCCCTTCGTGCTGCTGGGGATCTGGTTTGTGGCGGGCCTCGCCAACCGGATCGGCGACGCGGTGATCGAACGCTTCTCGAAGGTGTGGGAAGAAAACGACCTGTTCGACCTGGCGGACGTACAGCGCAAGTCCCTGCGCATCGCCACCACCATCCAGGCGCTCAAGGGCCTCAAGACTTTTATGATCTACCTGGTGGCCATCGGCTCAGCGCTCTCGTTTCTCGGAGTGCCCCTGGGCTCGGTGCTCGCCATCGGCGGTCTGGTGGCCTTCGCGATTTCTTTTAGTCTGCAAAACCTGGTCAAAGACCTGGTCAACGGCTGCCTGATTCTCTGGGAGGACCAGTTTGCGATCGGCGATGTGGTGGCGATCGGCGCGGTCTCAGGCGCGGTCGAGAACCTGAGCCTGCGGGTCACCCAACTGCGCAACAGCGAAGGGCGGCTGATTACGATTCCCAACAGCGCCATCGCCCAGGTGGAGAACCTGACGCGCACCTGGTCGCGGGTGGATTTTGCCGTCGAGGTCGCCTACGACACCGATATCCGCCGCGCCCTGGCGGTGATTGGCGACATCGCCCGCACCATGTACGACGAGCCCGAGTGGCACGCCCAGATGCTCGAAGCGCCGCAGGTGCTGGGAGTCGACGCGCTCTCTTCGACCGGGGCGCTCATTCGGGTATGGCTGCGCACCCAGCCGGGGCAGCAGTGGGCGGTGGGGCGCGAATTCCGCCTGCGCGTGCGCCTGGCCCTGGAGCAGAACCAAATCGATATCGGCACCCCCCAGCAGGCGCTGCTCTACAAGGGGACGGTACCCACGCCCAACGGCAACAGCAGCGCCGGGAGCGGGAGCCAACCCGTCAACAAGCCATAA
- a CDS encoding F0F1 ATP synthase subunit B', with protein sequence MLFDPGWAAHLLLLAAEEAAAAEAESGGLFDFGGTLVLQIVNFLLLMTILSAVFYGPISRVIEERSEYIRSNAGSAQRRFDEAKALADQYEQELRTTRLEAQQVIAAAEAEAQKIRAQQLAEAQREAQERIAQAQADLDKQKQAALASLSGEVEAISRTLSEKLLSDSARRF encoded by the coding sequence ATGCTGTTTGACCCGGGTTGGGCCGCTCACCTGCTGCTTTTGGCGGCCGAGGAAGCGGCGGCGGCGGAGGCTGAATCGGGAGGATTGTTCGACTTCGGCGGCACGCTGGTGCTGCAGATTGTCAACTTCCTGTTGTTGATGACCATCTTGAGCGCGGTCTTCTATGGACCGATCTCCAGGGTGATCGAGGAGCGCAGCGAGTACATCCGCTCGAATGCCGGCAGCGCCCAGCGCCGCTTCGACGAGGCCAAGGCCCTTGCCGATCAGTACGAGCAGGAGCTGCGCACCACCCGCCTGGAGGCGCAGCAGGTGATCGCAGCGGCAGAAGCCGAGGCGCAGAAGATCCGCGCCCAGCAGCTTGCCGAAGCCCAAAGAGAAGCCCAGGAGCGCATCGCGCAGGCCCAGGCCGATCTGGACAAGCAGAAGCAGGCGGCTTTGGCCAGCCTGTCGGGGGAGGTGGAGGCGATCAGCCGCACCCTCAGCGAGAAGTTGTTGAGCGATTCGGCCAGGAGGTTCTGA
- a CDS encoding type II toxin-antitoxin system VapB family antitoxin: MRTNVELDDALLEEAFQLTNVRTKKELLQLALQELIRARKKRNLLDLSGQIRFADDFDPEALRVDRRVSG, translated from the coding sequence ATGCGTACCAACGTCGAACTTGACGACGCGCTTCTCGAAGAAGCCTTCCAATTGACCAACGTCCGAACCAAGAAAGAATTACTGCAGCTGGCACTGCAAGAACTTATCCGCGCGCGCAAGAAGCGCAACTTACTCGATCTAAGCGGGCAAATTCGATTTGCCGATGATTTTGACCCCGAAGCTCTGCGCGTGGATCGTCGTGTTTCTGGTTGA
- a CDS encoding F0F1 ATP synthase subunit B, producing MDWMPLVLAAEEAESRGFSLNLNLLETNIINIAIVFGLLIFLARGYFGRVLGERKSEIENGIREVENRGRQAEQELATARQNLSQAQVQAQQILASARTNAERVRAQVLDQAQIDIARVRETVDQDLRNEQQRILTQVRLKVVGDALARLRERLPGELDEATQRRLLDRSIQLLD from the coding sequence ATGGATTGGATGCCGCTGGTTCTGGCTGCCGAGGAGGCCGAAAGCCGCGGGTTCAGCCTCAATCTGAACCTGCTCGAGACCAACATCATCAACATCGCCATTGTGTTTGGGTTGCTCATCTTCCTGGCGCGCGGCTACTTTGGCCGCGTGCTGGGCGAGCGCAAGAGCGAGATCGAAAACGGCATCCGCGAGGTCGAAAACCGGGGCCGCCAGGCGGAGCAGGAACTGGCGACCGCCCGCCAGAACCTCTCCCAGGCCCAGGTTCAAGCCCAGCAGATCCTCGCTTCTGCCCGCACCAACGCCGAGCGGGTGCGTGCCCAGGTTCTCGATCAAGCCCAGATCGATATCGCCCGGGTGCGCGAGACAGTCGATCAAGACCTGCGCAACGAGCAGCAGCGCATCCTCACCCAGGTGCGCCTCAAAGTGGTGGGCGACGCCCTCGCCCGCCTGCGCGAGCGCCTGCCCGGCGAACTCGACGAGGCCACCCAGCGCCGCCTGCTCGATCGCAGCATCCAATTACTGGACTAG
- a CDS encoding Npun_F0494 family protein, with amino-acid sequence MDLDLQTVERAVRAVRLGAIGAAGLASMAERSLAVAEFAGEHARAGGLTRQTLSERAAEDELMWLFRVGVVRREVDGQGITDRFRLTPLGNRVLTEVRRADLPALSPLDQVGNLLTRWLS; translated from the coding sequence GTGGATCTCGACCTTCAGACAGTCGAACGGGCGGTGCGGGCGGTCCGCCTTGGGGCGATTGGAGCGGCGGGGCTTGCTTCGATGGCCGAGCGCAGCCTCGCGGTGGCCGAGTTCGCAGGGGAGCACGCCCGTGCAGGTGGCCTGACCCGGCAGACCCTTTCGGAGCGCGCCGCCGAGGATGAACTGATGTGGCTTTTTCGAGTCGGGGTGGTGCGCCGCGAAGTGGACGGCCAGGGCATCACCGATCGCTTTCGGCTGACGCCTTTGGGCAATCGCGTGCTCACCGAGGTGCGCCGGGCGGACCTGCCCGCGCTTTCGCCGCTCGATCAGGTGGGCAATCTGCTCACCCGCTGGCTTTCCTAA
- the atpA gene encoding F0F1 ATP synthase subunit alpha, producing the protein MFTIRPDEISSVIRDQIQKYNTELQVTNVGTVLQVGDGIARVYGLEKCMASELLEFEDGTIGIALNLEEDNVGAVLMGAGRTIEEGSTVRATGRIASIPVGPAFLGRVVNALAIPIDGKGDIVGSETRLLESPAPGIIKRKSVYEPLATGITAIDAMIPIGRGQRELIIGDRQTGKTTIAIDTILNQKGKGVVCVYVAIGQKASTVAQIVEVLRSRGALEYTIIVAANANEPAALQYLAPYTGCTLGEYVMYNGLTLPGSDKKINAALLVYDDLSKQAVAYRQMSLLLRRPPGREAYPGDVFYLHSRLLERAAKLSPDLGEGSLTALPIIETQAGDVSAYIPTNVISITDGQIFLDSGLFNSGLRPAIDAGISVSRVGGAAQTKAMKKVAGKLRLDLAQFSELEAFSQFASDLDKATQAQLARGLRLREILKQPQYSPLSVAQQVAIIYAATNGYLDDIDVKGIQPFKQQFLNYLDSSVSEYGQEIETTKALTDKAVDLLKKALNDFKTTVKK; encoded by the coding sequence ATGTTCACGATTCGCCCGGACGAAATCAGCTCCGTCATCCGCGATCAAATCCAGAAGTACAACACCGAACTGCAGGTGACCAACGTCGGCACGGTGCTGCAGGTCGGCGACGGCATCGCCCGCGTCTACGGTCTTGAAAAGTGCATGGCCTCCGAACTGCTCGAATTCGAGGACGGCACGATCGGCATCGCCCTCAACCTCGAAGAGGACAACGTCGGCGCGGTGCTGATGGGCGCAGGCCGCACGATCGAAGAAGGCTCCACCGTGCGCGCCACCGGCCGCATCGCTTCGATTCCGGTGGGACCGGCCTTCTTGGGCCGGGTCGTCAATGCCCTGGCGATTCCCATCGACGGCAAGGGCGACATCGTCGGCAGCGAAACCCGCCTGCTCGAATCGCCCGCCCCCGGCATCATCAAGCGCAAATCGGTCTACGAACCTTTGGCGACGGGCATCACCGCCATCGACGCCATGATCCCGATCGGCCGCGGTCAGCGCGAGCTGATTATCGGCGACCGCCAGACCGGCAAGACGACGATCGCCATCGACACCATCCTCAACCAGAAGGGTAAAGGCGTCGTTTGCGTCTACGTCGCCATTGGCCAGAAAGCTTCTACCGTGGCTCAGATCGTCGAGGTGCTGCGCTCGCGCGGCGCCCTGGAATACACGATCATCGTCGCCGCCAATGCCAACGAGCCTGCCGCCCTGCAGTACCTGGCGCCTTACACCGGTTGCACCCTGGGCGAGTACGTCATGTACAACGGCCTCACCCTGCCGGGCTCCGACAAAAAGATCAACGCCGCCCTGCTGGTCTACGACGATCTCTCCAAGCAGGCGGTGGCCTACCGCCAGATGTCGCTGCTGTTGCGCCGTCCGCCGGGCCGCGAAGCCTATCCGGGCGACGTGTTCTACTTGCACTCGCGCTTGCTTGAGCGCGCCGCCAAACTGAGCCCCGATCTGGGCGAAGGTTCGCTCACCGCCCTGCCGATCATCGAGACCCAGGCGGGTGACGTCTCGGCCTACATCCCCACCAACGTCATCTCGATCACCGACGGCCAGATCTTCCTCGATTCGGGCCTGTTCAACTCGGGACTGCGCCCTGCCATCGACGCGGGCATCTCGGTCTCGCGGGTGGGCGGGGCCGCCCAGACCAAGGCGATGAAAAAAGTGGCCGGCAAACTGCGCCTCGATCTGGCCCAGTTCAGCGAACTGGAGGCCTTTTCGCAGTTTGCCTCCGACCTCGATAAGGCCACCCAGGCCCAGCTCGCCCGCGGTCTGCGCCTGCGCGAAATCCTCAAGCAGCCGCAGTACTCGCCCCTGTCGGTGGCCCAGCAGGTGGCGATCATCTATGCCGCCACCAACGGCTACCTCGACGACATCGACGTCAAAGGCATCCAGCCCTTCAAGCAGCAGTTCCTCAACTATCTCGATTCCAGCGTGTCTGAGTACGGCCAGGAAATCGAGACCACCAAAGCCCTCACCGACAAAGCGGTGGACCTGCTCAAAAAGGCGCTCAACGACTTTAAGACGACCGTCAAGAAGTAG
- a CDS encoding murein transglycosylase A has translation MKPQPTGIISTTISAALLAGWLVCAPVARSEEPLLVGASFEEVDLAGGWHDRWTLIKSVDTSLRYLSTPAASRAYPRRGITRERLAASLRRFRAILKTSPSAEAFSVRVGREFDLYRVNPEPDSPEVLITGYFAPVYRASRKPTATYRYPLYKTPGDLVTDGVRGLGQRTAAGVRPYPTRAQIEKQNLLAGRELIWLADPLERFLVHVQGSAKLVLTDGATRSVGFAAKTDRPYQSIGKALVADGKIREEDLTLQAVKAYFRAHPEELESYLHKNESYVFFRWTDDGGPYGSLGFPVTAMHSAAMDKSVFPPGALLFIQAQTRAGMLRQFVLDHDTGAAIRGRGRLDLFVGTGPEAEDRAGQINAPARLYYLLLKMPASI, from the coding sequence GTGAAACCCCAACCGACTGGGATAATCTCGACGACGATTAGCGCCGCGCTGCTGGCCGGCTGGCTGGTCTGCGCTCCGGTGGCGCGCTCTGAGGAGCCGCTTTTGGTGGGTGCGAGCTTCGAGGAGGTGGATCTTGCGGGTGGCTGGCACGACCGCTGGACGCTCATCAAGAGTGTGGATACCAGCCTGCGGTATCTCTCTACCCCGGCAGCTTCGCGCGCCTATCCACGCCGGGGGATCACCCGCGAACGGCTTGCTGCGAGTCTCAGGCGCTTTCGGGCCATCTTGAAGACTTCGCCTAGCGCAGAAGCATTCAGCGTGCGGGTGGGGCGCGAATTTGACCTCTATCGGGTCAATCCCGAGCCCGACAGCCCCGAGGTGCTCATCACCGGCTACTTCGCGCCGGTCTACCGGGCGAGCCGCAAACCTACCGCAACCTACCGCTACCCGCTCTACAAAACCCCCGGCGACCTTGTCACCGACGGCGTGCGCGGTCTCGGTCAGCGCACCGCCGCCGGGGTGCGGCCCTACCCCACCCGCGCGCAGATCGAAAAGCAGAATTTGCTCGCAGGCCGCGAACTGATCTGGCTGGCCGATCCGCTCGAACGCTTTTTGGTGCACGTCCAGGGCTCGGCGAAGCTGGTGCTGACCGACGGTGCGACCCGCTCGGTGGGCTTTGCCGCCAAGACCGATAGGCCCTACCAGAGCATCGGCAAGGCGCTGGTGGCCGACGGCAAAATCCGCGAGGAAGACCTGACGCTGCAGGCGGTCAAAGCTTACTTTCGCGCCCACCCGGAGGAGCTTGAATCCTACTTGCACAAAAACGAGTCCTACGTTTTTTTCCGTTGGACCGACGACGGCGGTCCCTACGGCAGCCTCGGCTTTCCGGTGACGGCGATGCACTCGGCGGCGATGGACAAGAGCGTCTTTCCGCCGGGGGCACTGTTGTTCATCCAGGCCCAGACCCGCGCCGGGATGCTCCGGCAGTTCGTGCTCGACCATGACACGGGGGCGGCCATCCGCGGGCGCGGCCGGTTGGATCTGTTCGTGGGCACGGGGCCTGAGGCGGAGGACCGGGCCGGGCAGATCAATGCCCCGGCGCGGCTCTACTATCTGTTGCTCAAAATGCCCGCCAGCATTTGA
- the atpB gene encoding F0F1 ATP synthase subunit A — MELALATLGNQPLIAAVEVGKHLTWQLGPLSVHGQTMITTWVVMLLLIGLTFIGTRKLQRVPSGLQNFLEYAYDLLASIARNQIGEKQYRSWVPLIGTIFLFVLFANWLGQLPLRLFHIPEGELASPTNDINTTVALSLIALVSYIYAGLRKSGFGYFKHYFESPILAAVWVLEFFTRPLSLSIRLFGNILAEELVVAVLILLVPILVPVPLMILFLLTGAIQALVFSTLTASYVGEAVEDHDDHH; from the coding sequence ATGGAGTTAGCGTTGGCAACCTTGGGCAATCAGCCTCTCATCGCGGCGGTGGAAGTCGGCAAGCATCTGACCTGGCAACTCGGTCCGCTCAGCGTACACGGCCAGACGATGATCACCACCTGGGTGGTCATGCTCCTGCTTATCGGGCTGACCTTCATCGGCACCCGCAAGTTGCAGAGGGTGCCCTCCGGTCTGCAAAACTTTCTGGAATACGCCTACGACTTGCTCGCCAGCATCGCCCGCAACCAGATAGGTGAGAAGCAGTACCGCTCCTGGGTACCGCTCATCGGAACGATTTTTCTGTTCGTGTTGTTTGCCAACTGGCTCGGTCAGTTGCCTCTGCGGCTTTTTCATATTCCAGAAGGCGAATTGGCTTCGCCGACCAACGACATCAACACGACCGTGGCACTGTCCCTGATCGCTCTGGTTTCCTACATCTATGCAGGCTTGCGCAAGTCGGGTTTCGGTTACTTCAAGCATTACTTCGAATCACCGATTTTGGCGGCGGTGTGGGTACTCGAATTTTTCACCCGTCCCCTGTCCCTCAGCATTCGACTTTTCGGCAACATCCTGGCTGAGGAGTTGGTGGTGGCGGTGTTGATTTTGCTGGTACCGATTCTGGTGCCTGTGCCCCTGATGATCCTGTTTTTGCTGACAGGTGCGATTCAGGCGCTGGTGTTTTCGACGCTCACCGCGTCCTATGTCGGTGAAGCGGTCGAGGACCACGACGACCACCATTAG